A single region of the Candidatus Methanomethylicota archaeon genome encodes:
- a CDS encoding phosphoglycerate kinase, protein MMSELGFYTMDDFNFEGKKVLLRIDINSPIDPKTGEITDDFRIRSHIPTILELLEKGSSLTILAHQGRPGDYDFSTLENHAKYLSKYLNQEVEYIEDIFGPTARSAIKSSKPGDVILLENVRFYSEEVIEKVPEAQSKTFMVRYLAPLFSIYVNDAFATSHRSHPSLTGFPMVLPSCGGRLLEKEVKYLNMIMESQLRPCIFILGGGKVPDSVQLIEAILSKGIADKVLLTGLVAHLFMFAKGERLGKANMKILEGKGFHTLLPRAQNLLKLYSDKIVTPKDVATLKNEERIEVSVKELTDSLPIYDIGSETIDLYHNLLNHAKIIIMRGPAGYIEDKRFTKGSEELLKRIIKTNAKIILGGGHLRKIAEKINVTNRIDYFSTGGGAFIAYISGEKLPAIEALITSAHIFKSEK, encoded by the coding sequence ATGATGAGTGAGTTGGGATTTTATACAATGGATGACTTTAATTTTGAGGGGAAAAAAGTTCTTCTAAGAATTGACATAAATTCTCCAATAGATCCAAAAACTGGTGAAATAACTGATGACTTTAGAATAAGAAGTCATATTCCTACAATTTTAGAACTTTTGGAAAAAGGCTCTTCATTAACTATACTAGCACATCAAGGTCGTCCTGGTGATTATGATTTTTCAACATTAGAAAATCATGCAAAATATCTATCAAAGTATCTAAATCAAGAAGTAGAATATATTGAAGATATTTTTGGTCCTACTGCAAGATCAGCAATTAAATCATCTAAACCAGGTGATGTTATATTACTTGAAAATGTAAGATTTTATTCAGAAGAAGTTATTGAAAAAGTTCCTGAAGCACAAAGTAAGACTTTTATGGTTCGTTATCTTGCTCCTTTATTTTCTATCTATGTAAATGATGCTTTTGCAACATCTCATAGGTCCCATCCTTCACTTACAGGCTTTCCTATGGTATTGCCATCCTGTGGAGGTAGGTTATTAGAAAAAGAAGTAAAATACCTAAACATGATTATGGAGTCTCAATTAAGGCCATGTATTTTCATACTAGGAGGTGGAAAAGTTCCTGATTCTGTTCAATTAATTGAAGCAATTCTTTCTAAAGGAATCGCAGATAAAGTGCTTCTTACAGGTCTCGTAGCTCATTTATTCATGTTTGCTAAAGGTGAGCGACTTGGAAAAGCAAATATGAAGATTCTTGAGGGAAAAGGTTTTCATACATTATTGCCTAGAGCTCAGAATTTACTGAAGTTATATTCAGATAAAATTGTTACACCTAAAGATGTGGCTACTTTAAAAAATGAAGAACGTATAGAAGTTTCTGTAAAAGAACTTACTGACTCACTACCAATATATGATATTGGTAGTGAGACTATTGATTTGTATCATAATCTTTTAAATCATGCTAAGATAATAATAATGCGAGGACCTGCTGGTTATATTGAAGATAAAAGATTTACAAAAGGTTCGGAAGAATTATTAAAAAGAATAATAAAAACTAATGCAAAAATCATACTTGGAGGTGGACATTTAAGAAAGATTGCAGAGAAAATTAATGTTACAAATAGAATTGATTATTTCAGTACTGGAGGTGGAGCTTTTATTGCATATATTTCTGGTGAAAAACTTCCAGCAATTGAAGCTCTAATAACTTCTGCCCATATATTTAAATCTGAAAAATAA
- a CDS encoding TRAM domain-containing protein, translated as MGYYREGRHRYNRKYSRDFSSKPVKEGEEYEVDIKEISRRGEGIARIEGFVIFVPNTKVGDHVKVKVTKVARRFATAEVVA; from the coding sequence GTGGGATACTATCGTGAAGGCCGCCATAGATACAACCGCAAGTATAGTAGAGACTTTAGTTCTAAACCAGTTAAGGAAGGCGAAGAATACGAAGTTGATATTAAAGAAATAAGTAGACGTGGAGAAGGTATTGCACGTATAGAAGGTTTTGTTATATTTGTTCCTAATACTAAGGTTGGAGATCATGTAAAAGTTAAAGTAACTAAGGTGGCCAGAAGATTTGCTACTGCTGAAGTAGTTGCATAA
- a CDS encoding type II glyceraldehyde-3-phosphate dehydrogenase has translation MLKVRIGINGYGTIGKRIADAILKQKDMELIGVTKTKPNFEARIALENGIDVYASSSDRIKLFEEFGIKVKGSLEDLLKQIDVIIDCTPGGIGATYKPIYEKYGVKAIFQGGEKHEVAGFSFNSICNYKEALGRNFVRVVSCNTTGLCRSLYAIDKAYGIKKARVVLIRRGADPHEDSKGPINSIVPDPVTIPSHHGPDVNKILNHINITTIAFAVPETLMHVHVLNLELNNFVSESDVINTLSKYSRIKIISAKDGIDSTSTIIEYARDLGRKRYDLPELIIWKESIKSFGNEIYLSQAVHQESIVVPENVDAIRAMTRIVENPEESIRMTDEALGIGR, from the coding sequence ATCTTGAAAGTGAGAATTGGAATAAATGGTTATGGAACTATAGGTAAAAGGATAGCAGATGCTATTTTAAAACAAAAAGATATGGAATTGATTGGTGTAACAAAAACAAAACCAAATTTTGAAGCTAGAATAGCTTTAGAAAATGGCATAGATGTTTATGCATCATCATCTGATAGAATTAAACTTTTTGAAGAATTTGGAATAAAAGTAAAAGGTTCATTGGAAGATTTATTAAAACAAATTGATGTTATTATAGATTGTACACCAGGTGGTATAGGAGCTACTTATAAACCAATTTATGAAAAATATGGAGTAAAAGCAATATTTCAAGGAGGAGAAAAACACGAAGTAGCAGGTTTTTCATTTAATTCTATTTGTAATTATAAAGAAGCTCTTGGAAGAAATTTTGTCAGAGTAGTTTCATGTAATACTACAGGGTTATGTAGATCTCTTTATGCAATAGATAAAGCCTATGGTATTAAAAAAGCAAGGGTTGTTTTAATTAGAAGAGGGGCTGATCCTCATGAAGATTCAAAAGGACCTATAAACAGTATTGTACCAGATCCTGTTACTATTCCTTCTCATCATGGTCCTGATGTTAATAAAATTTTAAATCATATTAATATTACTACTATAGCTTTTGCAGTACCAGAAACTCTAATGCATGTACATGTATTAAATCTTGAACTTAATAATTTTGTATCAGAATCTGATGTTATCAATACTTTATCAAAATATTCTAGAATAAAGATTATATCAGCTAAAGATGGAATAGATTCTACTTCAACAATAATTGAATATGCTAGGGATTTGGGAAGAAAAAGATATGATTTACCAGAATTGATAATATGGAAAGAATCTATTAAGTCTTTTGGAAATGAAATATATTTATCACAAGCAGTACATCAAGAATCCATTGTTGTTCCTGAGAATGTAGATGCTATTAGAGCAATGACAAGGATTGTTGAAAATCCTGAAGAATCTATAAGAATGACAGATGAAGCATTAGGGATAGGGAGGTGA
- a CDS encoding acetate--CoA ligase family protein encodes MEKIILKGLERGWLLEPEAKELCKKYGINVGKWKVINKIEEIDEALMDISFPIVMKIVSPNVIHKSDVGGVILNINSKNEAYEAFRKIEAIAKNFNYKLEGILIEEMAKQGIETIIGAKMDPQFGPVIMFGLGGIFTEIFNDISLRILPINKEEALEMISEIRSYKILKGYRGKKPCDIESLAEAILKVSNIIMDFNEISEIDLNPTIVYDEGYIVVDARIILFKR; translated from the coding sequence ATGGAAAAAATTATTCTTAAGGGATTAGAGAGAGGATGGCTCTTAGAACCAGAAGCAAAGGAATTATGTAAAAAATATGGAATTAATGTTGGAAAATGGAAAGTAATAAATAAAATAGAAGAAATTGATGAAGCTTTAATGGATATATCATTTCCAATAGTAATGAAAATAGTATCACCTAATGTAATTCATAAATCAGATGTTGGTGGAGTGATTTTAAATATAAATAGTAAAAATGAGGCATATGAAGCTTTTAGAAAAATAGAGGCAATAGCTAAAAATTTTAATTATAAATTAGAAGGCATACTCATAGAAGAAATGGCAAAACAAGGAATTGAAACAATAATAGGAGCTAAAATGGATCCTCAATTTGGCCCAGTTATAATGTTTGGATTAGGAGGAATTTTTACAGAAATTTTTAATGACATATCACTAAGAATTTTACCAATAAATAAAGAAGAAGCTTTAGAAATGATTTCAGAAATAAGATCATATAAAATATTAAAAGGATATAGAGGAAAAAAACCATGTGATATAGAAAGTTTAGCTGAAGCAATATTAAAAGTTTCAAATATTATTATGGATTTTAATGAAATTTCTGAAATTGATTTAAATCCTACAATAGTTTACGATGAAGGATACATAGTTGTAGATGCAAGAATTATACTTTTTAAAAGGTGA
- a CDS encoding zinc-dependent alcohol dehydrogenase family protein — protein sequence MRAMVLKEYKKIEDKPLILENLKIPIPKGKEVLIEISACGICRTELDEIEGRLPTKLPVIPGHQVIGRIFQLGPLAKKYKIGERVGVAWIYEACGECHYCKTELENLCDKFLGTGCNVDGGYAEYMIANEDFIYPIPESFLDYEAAPLLCAGAIGYRALKLCKIKDGDVIGLYGFGSSAHIVFKLIRYLFPNSRIYVFTKKRGDGASELALSMGADWVGETGDTPPSKLSCAIDTTPVGISVIEALRNLEKGGRLIINLIRKETSINGLDYTIHLWGEKEIKTVANITRNDIHEFLDIASKIPIKPKVVKFYLEEANEALIMLKHGKYTGSGVLIMR from the coding sequence ATGCGAGCTATGGTTCTTAAAGAATATAAAAAAATTGAAGATAAGCCTCTAATTCTTGAAAATTTAAAAATTCCAATACCAAAAGGCAAAGAAGTTTTAATAGAAATTTCAGCTTGTGGAATTTGTAGGACAGAACTTGATGAAATAGAAGGTAGACTTCCAACAAAATTACCAGTAATACCTGGTCATCAAGTTATTGGAAGAATATTTCAATTAGGTCCACTTGCTAAAAAATATAAAATTGGAGAAAGAGTTGGTGTAGCTTGGATATATGAAGCTTGTGGAGAATGTCATTATTGCAAAACTGAATTAGAAAATCTTTGTGATAAATTTTTGGGCACAGGTTGTAATGTTGATGGAGGTTATGCTGAATATATGATTGCAAATGAAGATTTTATTTATCCCATACCAGAATCATTTTTAGATTATGAAGCAGCCCCCTTACTATGTGCTGGTGCTATTGGTTATAGAGCTTTGAAATTATGTAAAATAAAAGATGGTGATGTTATAGGTTTATATGGTTTTGGTTCTTCAGCTCATATTGTTTTTAAATTAATAAGATATCTTTTCCCAAATTCAAGAATATATGTATTTACTAAGAAAAGAGGAGATGGTGCAAGTGAACTTGCTCTTAGTATGGGAGCAGATTGGGTAGGAGAAACAGGTGATACCCCTCCATCAAAATTATCATGTGCAATAGATACAACACCTGTAGGAATTTCAGTTATAGAAGCTTTAAGAAATTTGGAAAAAGGAGGAAGATTAATTATTAACTTAATTAGAAAGGAAACATCAATTAATGGTTTAGATTATACAATTCATTTATGGGGAGAAAAAGAAATTAAAACTGTTGCTAATATAACAAGAAATGATATTCATGAATTTCTTGATATTGCTTCAAAAATACCAATAAAACCAAAAGTTGTTAAATTTTACTTAGAAGAAGCAAATGAAGCTCTCATAATGCTAAAGCATGGAAAATATACAGGTAGTGGCGTCTTAATAATGCGATAG
- a CDS encoding glucose-6-phosphate isomerase family protein, with amino-acid sequence MISIKLSFGNIKVNNDLSLSINDVKLFGSYRRLKDLYPVLYDEIYNISEETPLYAMYRGFYLESHKNIFKNKEIRFDLTVMANLYLGRELNKTLGHYHPIAENNLSYPEIYQVLYGKATYLLQKKINDEVIDFIIMNVKEGEAILIPPGYGHVTVNTGETILVMANLVSNKFESIYDDYIKKRGAAYYLLKDGSLIPNKNYKKVPNFRFSSRKFLISKDLYNDFISCPSCFDFLNKPSLLSEKFFNI; translated from the coding sequence ATGATTTCTATTAAATTGAGCTTTGGTAATATAAAAGTAAATAATGATCTTTCTCTTTCAATTAATGATGTCAAACTTTTTGGTTCTTATAGAAGATTGAAAGATCTTTATCCAGTTCTTTATGATGAAATTTACAATATTTCAGAAGAAACCCCACTTTATGCTATGTATAGAGGTTTTTATCTTGAAAGTCATAAAAATATTTTTAAAAATAAAGAAATTAGATTTGACTTAACAGTAATGGCAAATCTATATTTAGGTAGAGAGCTTAATAAAACACTAGGTCATTATCATCCTATTGCAGAAAATAATTTATCTTATCCTGAAATTTATCAAGTATTATATGGTAAAGCAACTTATTTACTTCAGAAGAAAATTAATGATGAAGTTATTGACTTCATAATAATGAATGTAAAAGAAGGAGAAGCTATATTAATTCCTCCTGGTTATGGTCATGTTACTGTTAATACTGGTGAAACTATTCTTGTAATGGCAAATTTAGTTTCAAATAAATTTGAATCTATATATGATGATTATATTAAAAAAAGGGGGGCGGCTTATTATTTACTCAAAGATGGATCCTTAATACCAAATAAAAATTATAAAAAAGTGCCTAACTTCAGATTTTCATCAAGAAAATTTTTAATATCAAAAGATTTATACAATGATTTCATTTCATGTCCATCTTGTTTTGACTTCTTAAACAAGCCTTCTCTGCTTAGTGAAAAATTTTTTAATATATGA
- a CDS encoding carbohydrate kinase family protein, with product MFDVISIGNINIDLSFYVDTIPDLDSEVLSNLEIFHGGAAANLAVGIARLGLKVGIIGCVGDDEFGKMAIKDLKENNVSTDFIKVVKGKITGVVCVIVEKNGNRRMIAYRGANEFLENAIEEIPPTKYLQLCNVNKRVLNKVKDKAKSKISLDPGGRIVELKLEDLEGIDILFMNEIECKKLTNMDYKNGAKLISKYVKLVVIKLGAKGAYLFNGNFEKYVPAMNVEVVDTTGAGDAFDAGFLVAMIKGFNVEECLKWGIAAASIKIQKKGARNGLPTIDELIKFLSHY from the coding sequence TTGTTTGATGTTATTTCAATAGGAAATATAAATATTGATTTATCTTTCTATGTTGACACCATACCAGATTTAGATAGTGAAGTTTTATCGAATTTAGAAATATTTCATGGAGGGGCTGCAGCAAATCTTGCAGTGGGAATTGCAAGACTTGGTTTAAAAGTAGGGATTATTGGTTGTGTAGGTGATGATGAATTTGGAAAAATGGCAATAAAAGATTTAAAAGAAAATAATGTTTCAACTGATTTCATAAAAGTAGTAAAAGGTAAAATTACAGGAGTTGTTTGTGTAATAGTAGAAAAAAATGGAAATAGACGAATGATTGCATATAGAGGAGCAAATGAATTTCTTGAAAATGCAATAGAAGAAATCCCACCTACTAAATATTTACAATTATGTAATGTAAATAAAAGAGTATTAAATAAAGTAAAGGATAAAGCAAAATCAAAGATATCTTTAGATCCTGGAGGAAGAATAGTAGAATTAAAGCTTGAAGATTTGGAAGGAATAGACATATTATTCATGAATGAAATAGAATGTAAGAAATTAACAAACATGGATTACAAAAATGGTGCAAAACTAATTTCTAAATATGTAAAACTTGTAGTAATAAAATTAGGAGCAAAAGGTGCTTATTTATTCAATGGAAATTTTGAAAAATATGTACCAGCAATGAATGTTGAAGTCGTAGATACAACTGGTGCAGGAGATGCTTTTGATGCTGGTTTTTTAGTAGCAATGATTAAAGGATTTAATGTAGAAGAATGTCTTAAATGGGGGATCGCTGCTGCTTCTATTAAAATTCAAAAAAAAGGAGCAAGAAATGGTTTACCAACAATTGATGAACTTATTAAATTTCTATCGCATTATTAA
- a CDS encoding ATP-dependent DNA ligase, protein MKYSDLVEVYDKISQTTKRLEITEILVGLFTKCPPELIDKVVYLTQGRIFPEFIPLELGIADRMIIKCIALAATVKESEVEQQYKILGDLGTVANVILSKGKKQATLDIFSQYQKKEPITIERVYGDLEKIAKTQGPGSQEEKIRILSDLLRDSSPREAMYIVRTVSGTLRLGVADMTILDALSISFIGTKDAREIIERAYNLSSDLGMVAKVLALQGIDALKEFKPTPGRPIRPMLAERLSDPREILEKMNGECAIEYKYDGERVQIHKIKDNSILLFSRRLENITHHYPDVIEFVSKAISLNSYIIEGEIIAFDPDTGELLPFQELMHRRRKYGIEEAMEKYPASVRLFDILYGDGIDFTIKPYIERRDFLSKIVMENERVKLAEQKIVNNVEDLETFFHEAVSDGCEGIIAKSISPESTYRAGARGWLWIKYKRDYKSEMIDTVDLVVVGGFMGTGRRAGNIGSLLLAAYDDEEDVFKTVCKCATGFTDEEIKTMNQRFGPYIIPHRHARVDSKIVPDVWIIPAKVIEVIGAEITLSPVHTCGLNTIKRGAGLAIRFPRFTGRWRDDKSPEDATTVKEIIEMYKKQLKKMKEISEVS, encoded by the coding sequence TTGAAGTATTCTGATCTCGTGGAAGTTTATGATAAGATAAGTCAAACTACAAAAAGATTAGAAATAACAGAAATACTTGTAGGATTATTTACAAAATGTCCTCCTGAATTAATTGATAAAGTTGTATATTTAACTCAAGGAAGAATTTTTCCTGAATTTATTCCATTGGAATTAGGTATAGCTGATAGAATGATTATAAAATGTATAGCATTAGCTGCAACTGTAAAAGAATCTGAAGTAGAACAACAATATAAAATTCTTGGAGATTTAGGAACTGTTGCTAATGTTATTCTTTCCAAAGGAAAAAAACAAGCAACACTTGATATATTTTCTCAATATCAAAAGAAGGAGCCAATAACTATTGAAAGAGTATATGGTGATTTAGAAAAAATTGCAAAAACTCAAGGTCCTGGTTCTCAAGAGGAAAAAATAAGAATTTTATCAGATCTTTTAAGAGACTCTTCTCCAAGGGAAGCAATGTATATAGTTCGGACAGTTTCAGGCACATTAAGGCTTGGAGTTGCTGATATGACAATTTTAGATGCTTTAAGCATTTCTTTTATTGGAACAAAAGATGCAAGAGAAATTATTGAAAGAGCTTATAATTTAAGTAGCGATCTTGGAATGGTGGCTAAAGTTTTAGCTCTTCAAGGCATAGATGCTTTAAAGGAATTTAAGCCTACTCCAGGAAGACCAATAAGACCAATGTTAGCTGAACGTCTTTCTGATCCAAGAGAAATATTAGAAAAAATGAATGGAGAATGTGCTATAGAGTATAAATATGATGGTGAACGTGTGCAAATTCATAAAATTAAAGATAATTCTATTCTCTTATTCTCTAGACGATTGGAAAATATAACGCATCATTATCCAGATGTAATAGAGTTTGTATCAAAAGCTATTTCATTAAATTCATATATTATTGAAGGAGAAATTATTGCTTTTGATCCTGATACAGGTGAACTTTTACCATTTCAAGAATTAATGCATAGAAGAAGAAAATATGGTATTGAAGAAGCTATGGAAAAATATCCTGCATCTGTTAGACTTTTTGATATACTTTATGGAGATGGCATTGATTTTACAATTAAACCATATATTGAACGTAGAGATTTTCTTTCAAAAATAGTTATGGAAAATGAGAGAGTAAAACTTGCAGAACAAAAAATTGTTAATAATGTTGAAGATTTAGAAACATTTTTTCATGAAGCTGTTTCTGATGGTTGTGAAGGTATAATTGCAAAATCTATTTCTCCAGAATCTACGTATAGAGCAGGAGCAAGAGGCTGGCTTTGGATAAAATACAAACGTGATTATAAAAGTGAAATGATTGATACTGTAGATTTAGTTGTTGTAGGTGGATTTATGGGAACTGGGAGGCGTGCAGGTAATATTGGATCTCTTCTATTAGCTGCTTATGATGATGAAGAAGATGTTTTTAAAACAGTATGTAAGTGTGCCACAGGATTTACTGATGAAGAAATAAAAACTATGAATCAAAGATTCGGACCTTACATAATCCCTCATAGACATGCAAGAGTGGATTCAAAGATTGTCCCTGATGTTTGGATAATACCAGCTAAAGTTATTGAAGTCATAGGTGCTGAAATAACTCTTTCTCCAGTACATACTTGTGGACTTAATACTATAAAGAGAGGAGCAGGACTTGCAATTCGTTTTCCAAGATTTACTGGTAGATGGAGAGATGATAAAAGTCCTGAGGATGCTACTACTGTGAAAGAAATTATTGAAATGTATAAAAAACAACTTAAGAAAATGAAAGAAATTTCAGAGGTAAGTTAA
- a CDS encoding flavin reductase family protein, with product MKKVSENLYYRLLSPRIAAIIVALKKDGSPNSMIAAWHMPVSINPPILAVSISPNRYTHKLILESGEFTINIPSPLLLDKVIKAGTISGKFYDKSGLFNFIKSTKLKTPIIEECMGSIECMVIRGMEVGDHSIILGKVVAVNAKDFDEVWKTSPLLHLGGDKYAIFHSI from the coding sequence ATGAAGAAAGTATCTGAAAATCTTTATTATCGCTTGCTTTCTCCAAGAATTGCAGCAATTATTGTTGCATTAAAAAAAGATGGTTCTCCAAATTCAATGATTGCTGCATGGCATATGCCAGTTTCAATAAATCCACCCATTCTTGCAGTATCAATATCTCCTAATAGATATACTCATAAATTAATTTTAGAATCAGGAGAATTTACAATTAATATACCATCTCCACTATTATTAGATAAAGTTATTAAAGCAGGAACAATTTCTGGAAAATTTTATGATAAATCTGGTCTCTTTAATTTTATAAAAAGTACTAAACTAAAAACACCTATTATTGAAGAATGCATGGGATCAATAGAGTGTATGGTTATTAGAGGTATGGAAGTGGGTGATCATTCCATAATTTTAGGAAAAGTTGTAGCTGTTAATGCTAAGGATTTTGATGAAGTTTGGAAAACTTCACCTCTACTTCATTTAGGTGGAGATAAATATGCCATATTTCATTCAATATAA
- a CDS encoding nitroreductase family protein: MDVFECIKKRRSIRSFKKIPIKYEDLMKILNAAILAPSAGNIQPWEFIIVTRQDLKEELAEAALGQYWMLDASVIIVVCAREKDSASRYGSRGKSLYCIQDTAAAIENMLLAITALGYGACWVGAFDEDAVRKILKIPLGVRPIALIPIGVPNESPEPRWRKELHEVLHFEFYGGSKEQV; the protein is encoded by the coding sequence ATGGATGTATTTGAATGTATAAAAAAAAGGAGAAGCATAAGAAGTTTTAAGAAAATTCCAATAAAATATGAAGACTTAATGAAAATATTAAATGCTGCAATACTTGCTCCTTCTGCAGGAAATATTCAACCATGGGAATTCATAATTGTCACAAGACAAGATTTAAAAGAAGAATTAGCAGAAGCAGCTCTAGGACAATATTGGATGTTAGATGCAAGTGTAATAATAGTTGTATGTGCAAGAGAAAAAGATTCTGCTAGTAGATATGGAAGTAGAGGAAAATCATTATATTGCATACAAGATACTGCAGCTGCTATAGAGAACATGCTATTGGCAATAACAGCATTAGGATATGGTGCATGTTGGGTAGGGGCATTTGATGAAGATGCTGTAAGAAAAATATTAAAAATACCCTTAGGTGTAAGACCGATAGCATTAATTCCAATAGGTGTACCAAATGAAAGTCCTGAACCTAGATGGAGGAAGGAGCTTCATGAGGTATTACACTTCGAATTTTATGGAGGATCAAAAGAGCAAGTATAA
- a CDS encoding phosphoglucomutase/phosphomannomutase family protein: MKIFFGTDGWRSRMDEDFNEENVKLVAKAIAQYIYNSGFKRGIFIGYDGRYRSHFFAKICAEILSSFEIPSFLSPRPIPTPIAAFSVLKYSLDGAIMITASHNPPIYNGIKFIPHYGGPATINITKAIEDLIEKTSNIKEGKIKNELIFTLNPIDDYIDHVIRLISINKLNTKIVVDPMHGATSGIIEAILNRLSTKIHVIRGNIDPEFGGCSPDPIPKNLEYLRKEVINKGFDIGLAFDGDGDRIAAITNEGLFLLANQILPLLYIHLHDKRRMIGNAARTVATSHLLDFVVKERGFNIIETPVGFKNIAPLLIDKKILIGGEESGGISFINHIPEKDGLATALLLLEASEFENLQFMLNSLYNKYGKFEFKRVDLHFQRTPNIKLDIDESFEIINKKIVNIVKIDGLKIVLNDGSWLLIRKSGTENVIRIYSEARTLNDVELLINFAKSNLIL; this comes from the coding sequence ATGAAAATTTTTTTTGGCACTGATGGTTGGCGTTCTCGAATGGATGAAGACTTTAATGAAGAAAATGTAAAGTTAGTTGCAAAAGCTATTGCTCAATATATTTACAATTCAGGATTTAAGCGAGGAATTTTTATTGGGTATGATGGTAGATATCGTTCTCATTTTTTTGCTAAAATTTGTGCAGAAATCCTTTCTTCATTTGAAATTCCTTCATTCCTTTCACCTAGACCAATACCAACACCAATTGCTGCTTTTTCTGTTTTAAAATATTCACTTGATGGTGCTATTATGATAACTGCTTCTCATAATCCTCCTATATACAATGGTATAAAATTTATTCCACATTATGGTGGACCTGCAACAATTAATATTACAAAAGCCATAGAAGATTTAATTGAAAAAACTAGTAATATAAAAGAGGGAAAAATAAAAAATGAATTAATTTTTACTTTAAATCCTATTGATGATTATATTGATCATGTAATTCGTCTTATCTCTATAAATAAGTTAAATACAAAAATTGTTGTTGATCCTATGCATGGTGCAACATCAGGAATAATTGAGGCAATATTAAATAGATTAAGTACAAAAATTCATGTTATTAGAGGGAATATTGATCCTGAATTTGGTGGATGTTCTCCAGATCCTATTCCAAAAAATTTAGAATATTTAAGAAAAGAAGTAATAAACAAAGGGTTTGATATTGGATTAGCTTTTGATGGAGATGGTGATCGAATTGCAGCTATTACTAATGAAGGATTATTTTTATTAGCAAATCAAATATTGCCTTTACTCTATATTCATCTTCATGATAAGAGAAGAATGATTGGAAATGCTGCTAGAACTGTTGCAACATCTCATTTATTAGATTTTGTTGTAAAAGAAAGAGGATTTAATATTATTGAGACTCCTGTTGGATTCAAAAATATTGCCCCCCTTTTAATTGATAAAAAAATATTGATAGGAGGAGAAGAAAGTGGGGGAATAAGTTTTATTAACCATATACCTGAGAAAGATGGTTTAGCTACAGCATTATTATTATTAGAAGCCTCAGAATTTGAGAATCTTCAATTTATGTTGAATTCTCTTTATAATAAATATGGAAAATTTGAATTTAAGAGAGTTGATTTACATTTTCAAAGAACTCCTAATATTAAATTAGATATTGATGAATCTTTTGAAATAATTAATAAAAAAATTGTTAATATTGTTAAAATTGATGGTTTAAAAATAGTTTTAAATGATGGCTCATGGTTATTAATAAGAAAATCTGGAACTGAAAATGTAATAAGAATTTATTCTGAAGCAAGAACTTTAAATGATGTTGAATTATTAATTAATTTTGCTAAAAGTAATCTTATACTATAA
- a CDS encoding universal stress protein — MILIFKNILVPLDGSPASLRALDLAIEIAMRDGSKITLVYVIINPSGINTKTLEDMKCVGEKILCEGESICKQYGIITRKIIRIAEANQSSVAMEIYDEVIKGKYDLVILGSRGYTGEKAILMGSVAMSLAITLPCTIIIVR, encoded by the coding sequence GTGATATTAATTTTTAAGAATATATTAGTCCCACTTGATGGTTCTCCTGCTTCATTGAGAGCTTTGGACTTAGCTATTGAAATTGCTATGAGAGATGGATCAAAAATAACTTTAGTATATGTAATAATAAATCCTTCAGGTATTAATACTAAAACATTAGAAGATATGAAATGTGTTGGAGAAAAAATATTATGTGAAGGAGAATCAATTTGTAAACAATATGGAATAATAACAAGAAAAATAATTAGAATTGCAGAAGCTAATCAATCTTCAGTAGCAATGGAAATATATGATGAAGTTATAAAAGGAAAATATGACCTTGTGATATTAGGTTCTAGAGGTTATACTGGAGAAAAAGCAATATTAATGGGAAGTGTTGCTATGTCATTGGCAATAACACTACCATGTACAATAATAATTGTTCGTTAA